In Candidatus Woesearchaeota archaeon, the following are encoded in one genomic region:
- a CDS encoding PGF-pre-PGF domain-containing protein, producing MKMKKTTLSLTIMLAISFILSSFLVSAVPAVWCGYADIGGTYSSTGTVIEAFVNSGATAAGTTRVGDYGITETGYYQIYVDGHDGDNVTFKIYGVAANASVQTWHLGFNCPPYLNISINKTATGGSCSYSAACSGGYCCSGATEYTSGSGTGTCQASACSAGEGGTSGGGVEVTGGGAVAAGITETQTVASVSAGSAASFKFTKLDSIGITEIDVNVNANKKDIKLIVSETSKPALATIAISSKDGGIFKYIKITKVGLLDSEITNVKIKFKIPKSWLLTNNIDPSTITLKHLITLTWEDLSTTQISSDSNYYYFEATSLSLSTFAIVGRKMAAVTPTPVPTPAPQETPAPEETPAVIEEESVKKPVSSLLIFVLIIAIIALLVVMVYLTLTKKKKSF from the coding sequence ATGAAGATGAAAAAAACAACATTGAGTTTAACAATCATGCTTGCGATATCCTTTATTCTATCATCATTTCTTGTCAGCGCAGTTCCTGCTGTCTGGTGCGGCTATGCTGACATTGGAGGAACTTATTCTTCTACAGGCACTGTAATTGAGGCATTTGTCAATAGCGGCGCAACTGCCGCCGGCACAACAAGAGTCGGGGATTATGGCATAACTGAAACTGGTTATTATCAAATCTATGTGGATGGGCATGACGGAGACAATGTTACATTTAAAATTTATGGAGTGGCAGCAAATGCTTCTGTGCAAACATGGCATCTAGGCTTTAACTGCCCTCCGTACCTGAATATTTCCATAAACAAGACTGCCACTGGCGGCTCCTGCAGCTACAGTGCAGCATGCTCTGGCGGCTATTGCTGTTCTGGTGCTACAGAATACACTAGCGGCAGCGGAACTGGAACATGCCAGGCAAGCGCCTGTTCAGCAGGCGAAGGAGGAACCTCAGGCGGCGGAGTTGAAGTAACCGGAGGCGGAGCAGTTGCAGCAGGAATTACAGAAACGCAGACTGTTGCTTCGGTGAGCGCAGGCTCTGCTGCAAGCTTCAAATTCACAAAGCTGGACAGCATTGGAATAACAGAAATAGATGTCAATGTCAATGCCAATAAGAAAGACATTAAACTCATTGTAAGCGAAACTTCAAAGCCGGCATTAGCAACAATTGCAATCTCTTCAAAAGACGGAGGCATTTTCAAATACATCAAGATAACAAAAGTGGGGCTTTTGGATTCTGAAATCACGAATGTTAAGATAAAGTTCAAGATTCCAAAATCATGGCTTCTCACGAACAATATAGACCCATCAACTATTACCCTGAAGCACCTCATTACATTAACCTGGGAGGACCTTTCAACAACCCAGATTAGCTCAGATTCAAACTATTATTATTTTGAGGCAACTTCTCTATCACTTTCAACATTTGCAATAGTTGGAAGGAAAATGGCAGCAGTAACACCAACTCCTGTTCCTACGCCTGCACCTCAGGAAACCCCTGCGCCAGAGGAAACTCCAGCTGTAATTGAAGAAGAGAGTGTGAAGAAACCGGTTTCATCCCTCCTTATTTTTGTGCTGATTATTGCAATCATAGCGCTTCTGGTGGTTATGGTTTATCTTACCCTCACCAAGAAGAAAAAGAGCTTTTGA
- a CDS encoding nucleotidyl transferase AbiEii/AbiGii toxin family protein, with protein sequence MDEIKELRKQDFELIIAEKGFDKQLLVKDYYITVLLYLLRNIKAIYFKGGTALQKTILDHSRISEDIDFTITESIANVREEINQAINSSNLFGTITHDKNVDTFVRLIVPYNTSFGKGEIFIDLNERGKLLTQYETLKIKNFYQNIPPFSFPCLSREEMVAEKVAAAICRNKPRDHYDIYQIIKNKIPINMKIVEQKCKLSDHEFSIIKMFNNAKKLKKRWDEDLGPLLIEQVTFQEMMKTLAKHFKLKDEKEKLKNNR encoded by the coding sequence ATGGATGAAATCAAGGAGTTAAGAAAACAGGATTTTGAATTAATAATTGCGGAAAAAGGCTTTGATAAGCAGTTACTAGTAAAAGACTATTACATAACTGTGCTTCTTTACCTATTGAGAAACATTAAAGCGATATACTTCAAAGGGGGCACAGCACTTCAAAAGACAATATTGGATCATTCAAGAATAAGCGAAGACATAGATTTTACAATAACCGAGTCAATTGCAAATGTAAGAGAAGAAATAAACCAAGCCATAAATTCATCAAACTTGTTTGGAACAATAACTCATGACAAGAATGTAGACACATTTGTTAGGTTAATAGTGCCATACAATACGAGCTTTGGAAAAGGAGAAATATTCATAGATCTCAATGAACGAGGAAAACTATTGACCCAGTATGAAACACTCAAGATAAAAAACTTCTACCAGAATATTCCCCCATTTTCATTCCCTTGCCTTTCAAGGGAAGAAATGGTGGCTGAAAAGGTTGCTGCTGCAATATGCAGAAACAAGCCAAGAGATCACTATGATATCTACCAAATAATAAAAAACAAAATTCCAATAAACATGAAGATTGTAGAACAAAAATGTAAACTCTCAGATCATGAATTCAGCATCATAAAAATGTTCAACAACGCCAAAAAGCTAAAGAAAAGATGGGATGAAGACCTCGGGCCATTATTAATTGAACAAGTGACTTTTCAGGAAATGATGAAGACGCTTGCAAAGCACTTCAAGCTGAAGGATGAAAAAGAAAAGCTAAAAAATAACAGATAA